The Zingiber officinale cultivar Zhangliang chromosome 9A, Zo_v1.1, whole genome shotgun sequence genome window below encodes:
- the LOC122021411 gene encoding uncharacterized protein LOC122021411 isoform X2, with amino-acid sequence MASCKDNEQDPRVHGIAAAIRVVPDFPKKGIMFRDITTLLLNPKAFRNAVDLFVERYLGKDITVVAVGWQTEKCSTFHHSALCLRKIIHGTLLDWIATMNHNYDLALFVGLVVFTLHPGRGPLFEGNCLKGMGLYILSLGSCLMCGFGY; translated from the exons ATGGCGTCCTGTAAGGACAACGAGCAGGACCCGCGCGTCCATGGAATCGCCGCTGCCATCCGCGTCGTCCCCGATTTCCCCAAGAAAg GAATCATGTTCCGGGACATCACGACGCTTTTACTTAATCCGAAAGCCTTCAGGAACGCCGTGGACTTGTTCGTGGAGCGGTACCTGGGGAAGGATATCACCGTTGTCGCTG TTGGCTGGCAAACAGAGAAATGCTCTACTTTTCATCATTCTGCTTTATGTTTGAGGAAGATTATCCATGGCACTTTGCTTGACTGGATTGCTACCATGAACCATAACTATGATCTAGCTCTGTTTGTGGGACTGGTGGTCTTCACTCTCCATCCAGGCAGAGGTCCATTGTTTGAGGGAAACTGTCTAAAAGGAATGGGCCTCTATATTCtgtctctgggctcttgcttaaTGTGTGGATTTGGTTACTAA
- the LOC122021411 gene encoding adenine phosphoribosyltransferase 3-like isoform X1, whose protein sequence is MASCKDNEQDPRVHGIAAAIRVVPDFPKKGIMFRDITTLLLNPKAFRNAVDLFVERYLGKDITVVAGIEARGLIFGPPIALAIGAKFIPLRKPKKLPGEVISEKYDLEYGSDCLEMHVGAVQPGDRALVVDDLIATGGTLCAAMNLLERAGANVVEFACVIELPELKGRDKLKGKPLHILVESR, encoded by the exons ATGGCGTCCTGTAAGGACAACGAGCAGGACCCGCGCGTCCATGGAATCGCCGCTGCCATCCGCGTCGTCCCCGATTTCCCCAAGAAAg GAATCATGTTCCGGGACATCACGACGCTTTTACTTAATCCGAAAGCCTTCAGGAACGCCGTGGACTTGTTCGTGGAGCGGTACCTGGGGAAGGATATCACCGTTGTCGCTG GGATTGAAGCTAGAGGCTTGATATTTGGGCCACCAATTGCTTTAGCAATTGGTGCAAAATTTATTCCATTGAGGAAGCCAAAAAAATTACCAG GTGAAGTCATTTCCGAGAAGTATGATCTGGAATATGGAAGTGATTGTCTCGAAATGCATGTTGGCGCAGTCCAACCTGGAGATCGTGCTCtagtggttgatgatctaatagCAACTGGAGGAACACTCTGTGCTGCTATGAATCTACTCG AACGTGCTGGCGCAAATGTGGTTGAATTTGCATGTGTGATAGAGCTTCCAGAACTTAAG GGGCGAGATAAGCTAAAAGGCAAACCGTTGCATATTCTGGTGGAGTCCCGTTGA